One Gammaproteobacteria bacterium genomic region harbors:
- a CDS encoding DUF3641 domain-containing protein, with amino-acid sequence MWAQTTCPPYQLEGRGIVVKNHCYGCTAGQGSSCGGALN; translated from the coding sequence ATGTGGGCACAAACAACGTGCCCACCCTACCAACTGGAAGGCCGCGGCATCGTGGTCAAGAATCACTGCTACGGCTGCACGGCCGGGCAGGGGAGCAGTTGCGGTGGGGCGTTAAATTAA